From Nitratidesulfovibrio vulgaris str. Hildenborough, a single genomic window includes:
- the glmM gene encoding phosphoglucosamine mutase: MGRRLFGTDGLRGQVNIYPMTADMALRLGLAAGTRFRNGNRRHRVVIGKDTRLSGYMFESALTAGLCAAGMDVFQVGPLPTPAISFLTRNMRADLGVVISASHNPFMDNGIKFFDRSGFKLPDDVENQMTDMVLDPDWQWDYPASEKVGRAYKIADAPGRYIVYIKSSFPADLTLDGLRVVIDCANGANYKVAPLALEELGAEVIKLGTEPNGLNINHQCGSLYPEVVAAKVRETRADIGLALDGDADRLIVVDEKGTILDGDQIMALCAQDLMAKGKLPGNMLVATVMSNMALEVFMKEHGGTLLRTAVGDRYVVEAMRQHGALLGGEQSGHLIFREYSTTGDGLLAALQILRIMRERGKPLSELAGQLQLFPQQLINVHVERKIPFAECQPVADAVAAIETELGDRGRVLLRYSGTESVCRVMVEGEHPEQVARLAEMLAETVQKHLR; the protein is encoded by the coding sequence ATGGGCAGAAGGCTTTTCGGCACTGACGGTCTGCGCGGACAGGTCAACATATACCCTATGACCGCCGATATGGCGTTGCGACTTGGCCTCGCAGCGGGCACGCGTTTCCGCAATGGCAATCGCAGACATCGTGTCGTCATCGGAAAGGACACGCGGCTTTCGGGCTACATGTTCGAGTCGGCCCTCACCGCTGGCTTGTGCGCTGCGGGCATGGATGTCTTTCAGGTGGGGCCGCTGCCTACACCCGCCATCTCGTTCCTGACCCGCAATATGCGGGCTGACCTCGGAGTGGTCATCTCCGCTTCGCATAATCCCTTCATGGATAACGGTATCAAGTTCTTCGACCGTTCCGGCTTCAAACTGCCCGACGATGTCGAGAACCAGATGACCGACATGGTCCTCGACCCGGACTGGCAGTGGGATTATCCCGCGTCGGAGAAGGTCGGGCGTGCCTACAAGATTGCAGACGCACCCGGTCGCTACATCGTCTACATCAAGAGCAGCTTCCCCGCAGACCTCACCCTCGACGGGTTGCGTGTCGTCATCGACTGCGCCAACGGGGCGAACTACAAGGTCGCTCCCCTCGCGCTGGAGGAACTCGGCGCAGAGGTGATCAAACTGGGCACGGAACCAAACGGACTCAACATCAACCACCAGTGCGGGTCGCTCTATCCGGAAGTGGTCGCTGCAAAAGTGCGCGAGACCCGCGCCGACATCGGTCTCGCACTCGACGGTGACGCCGACAGGCTGATTGTCGTGGACGAGAAGGGCACCATTCTGGATGGCGACCAGATCATGGCCCTTTGCGCCCAGGACCTCATGGCCAAGGGAAAGCTTCCCGGCAATATGCTGGTCGCCACCGTCATGAGCAACATGGCGCTCGAAGTCTTCATGAAGGAGCATGGCGGCACCCTGCTGCGTACAGCCGTTGGCGACCGCTACGTGGTCGAGGCCATGCGCCAGCATGGAGCCCTGCTGGGGGGAGAACAGTCCGGGCATCTCATCTTCCGCGAGTACAGCACCACGGGCGACGGCCTTCTGGCGGCCCTGCAGATTTTGCGCATCATGCGCGAACGCGGTAAGCCTCTGTCCGAACTGGCTGGACAGTTGCAGCTTTTCCCGCAGCAGCTTATCAATGTCCATGTGGAGCGGAAGATACCCTTCGCGGAGTGTCAGCCGGTTGCGGACGCGGTTGCAGCCATAGAAACCGAACTTGGCGACCGTGGGCGCGTCCTGCTGAGGTACTCCGGGACAGAATCCGTATGTCGGGTCATGGTCGAGGGTGAACACCCCGAACAGGTTGCCCGGCTTGCCGAGATGCTTGCAGAGACCGTGCAGAAGCATTTGCGCTAG
- the galU gene encoding UTP--glucose-1-phosphate uridylyltransferase GalU: MNIRKVVIPVAGWGTRSLPATKNIPKEMLPVYNKPVVQYVVEEAQKSGIGDVVFVTNRDKKIIEDHFDYNLQLESVLERAGKTEMLRQVREVAEMVNIISVRQKKQLGLGHAVLCAREIVRDEPFAVMVGDDLMFGMTPGIQQLIDVAVAEHLPVIGVMEVPADKVSRYGIIAGEETAPGIYKVSRLVEKPSIAEAPSRLAIVGRYVLTPDIFDSLEKVKPGHGGEIQLTDALQNLADDRGLLAVKIRGMRFDAGDWAEYLTANIYFALQEEGLRDDLISQLRPLLPFRC, from the coding sequence GTGAACATACGCAAGGTGGTCATTCCTGTCGCAGGGTGGGGCACTCGGTCGCTTCCGGCGACCAAGAACATCCCCAAGGAGATGCTCCCGGTCTACAACAAGCCTGTGGTACAGTATGTCGTAGAAGAGGCGCAAAAGTCCGGTATTGGCGATGTCGTCTTCGTCACCAACCGGGACAAGAAGATCATCGAGGACCACTTCGACTACAACCTCCAGCTTGAATCCGTTCTCGAGCGTGCCGGCAAGACCGAAATGCTCCGGCAGGTGCGCGAGGTCGCCGAGATGGTGAACATCATCTCGGTGCGCCAGAAGAAGCAGCTTGGCCTTGGGCATGCCGTTCTTTGCGCACGTGAGATCGTCCGGGATGAACCCTTTGCCGTCATGGTGGGTGACGACCTGATGTTCGGCATGACGCCGGGTATCCAGCAACTCATCGATGTGGCTGTGGCAGAGCACTTGCCTGTCATCGGGGTCATGGAGGTTCCGGCCGACAAGGTCTCGCGTTACGGCATCATTGCGGGCGAGGAGACGGCCCCGGGCATCTACAAGGTTTCCCGCCTCGTCGAGAAGCCGAGCATCGCTGAAGCACCCTCACGCCTCGCCATCGTGGGGCGCTATGTCCTCACGCCGGATATCTTCGACAGCCTTGAAAAGGTGAAACCCGGACATGGTGGCGAGATTCAGCTCACCGATGCGTTGCAGAACCTTGCCGATGACAGGGGGCTGCTTGCCGTCAAGATTCGGGGCATGCGTTTCGACGCAGGCGACTGGGCCGAATATCTCACGGCCAATATCTATTTCGCACTTCAGGAAGAAGGCTTGCGCGACGACCTCATAAGTCAGTTGCGACCTCTCCTGCCTTTCCGTTGTTGA
- the priA gene encoding replication restart helicase PriA, with translation MSERLFSVALTSPPYATLTYALPAWLQDTALSPGTRVIVPLGAGTLRVGVVLGDDGNTVALPEGVTPKPLICPLDVEPCLNGDYLDMVRHLALRQGVTQGRILGNLLPAGLRTSKVRLRLIDNGRKRLLKPRELAGLDKEVLQRLGQLWREGSFEVLVAGEDAAASEMCVLKADPPWPLRPSAHRQAAILDFLYERGTTSRKVLTETLGTGCTTALGALLERGLVAIEAIDEASCACGISEASSTPLDAPQTLVLTEEQSAAVGNFAAAMDAEGPATWVLYGITGSGKTAVYLELAKMCLARGRSVLLLAPEVALACKLRRDVANSLPEAPVVLYHGYQTPAVREATFRLLATTRNQPRIIVGTRSALFLPVQDIGAVVLDEEHDSSFKQDEGLNYQAKEVAWFRVGQSNGLLVLGSATPDLKTWHAAREGVLPAARLTSRVGGGTLPSVELVDIRSLGPTDGILAPATTAALGATLAKGEQAVILLNRRGYAPLMYCLDCGTVARCPHCDIGLTYHKGRERLVCHYCGHSVAYPAVCPNCKGMHYLPMGEGTERLEESIASFLPPGGRVLRLDRDSTRRQGRMEEILAAFAREEAQVLVGTQMLSKGHHFPKVTLAVVADGDLGLNLPDYRASERTFQLLVQSSGRAGRGELPGKVLIQTRDPGHYCWQYVLRGDYEAFFEHEIAIRQRRRYPPFVRLALVRMSYPVDCREGLAEVTSLAGELRRMGSQEGVQVLGPAPAPLPLLRGRKRFNCLLKGADWLGLRRVYGAASGSVSHRHLSLSLDLDPVNML, from the coding sequence ATGTCTGAACGGTTGTTTTCCGTCGCGCTTACCAGCCCGCCTTATGCCACCCTGACGTATGCACTTCCCGCATGGCTTCAGGACACCGCACTCTCACCGGGAACGCGTGTTATCGTGCCTCTTGGTGCAGGAACCTTGCGCGTCGGTGTCGTGCTGGGCGATGACGGCAATACGGTCGCTCTTCCCGAGGGGGTCACACCCAAACCCCTCATCTGTCCGCTTGACGTCGAACCGTGCCTGAACGGGGACTATCTTGACATGGTGCGCCATCTGGCCTTGCGGCAGGGGGTGACACAGGGGCGTATTCTCGGCAACCTGCTTCCCGCAGGGCTGCGTACGTCGAAGGTTCGTCTGCGACTCATCGATAACGGTCGAAAACGCCTGCTGAAGCCGCGTGAACTTGCCGGACTTGATAAAGAGGTTCTTCAGAGGCTTGGACAGCTGTGGCGCGAAGGCTCTTTCGAGGTGCTTGTCGCCGGAGAGGATGCGGCAGCCAGCGAGATGTGCGTGCTCAAGGCTGACCCGCCGTGGCCGCTACGTCCATCGGCCCATCGGCAGGCGGCTATCCTTGATTTCCTTTACGAACGTGGCACGACGAGTCGCAAGGTGCTCACCGAAACGCTGGGGACCGGCTGTACGACTGCCCTCGGTGCGCTCCTTGAGCGAGGACTTGTCGCTATCGAGGCCATCGACGAGGCCTCTTGCGCGTGCGGTATCAGTGAAGCCTCCTCAACGCCCCTCGATGCGCCGCAAACGCTGGTGCTTACGGAGGAACAGTCCGCCGCAGTCGGAAACTTCGCAGCGGCCATGGATGCGGAAGGCCCGGCCACGTGGGTCCTCTACGGCATCACGGGCAGCGGCAAGACGGCAGTCTATCTCGAACTAGCCAAGATGTGCCTGGCCAGAGGGCGCAGTGTGCTGCTGCTCGCACCGGAAGTCGCACTGGCATGCAAGTTGCGCCGCGACGTGGCGAACAGCCTGCCAGAGGCGCCTGTCGTGCTGTACCATGGCTACCAGACACCTGCCGTGCGTGAGGCTACGTTTCGCCTTCTGGCGACGACCCGAAATCAACCGCGCATCATCGTGGGAACCCGGTCGGCATTGTTCTTGCCAGTTCAGGATATCGGGGCTGTCGTACTCGACGAGGAGCACGATTCTTCATTCAAGCAGGATGAAGGGCTCAACTATCAGGCCAAGGAAGTTGCGTGGTTCAGGGTAGGGCAGTCGAACGGGCTTCTGGTTTTGGGGTCTGCCACGCCGGACCTCAAGACATGGCATGCAGCCCGTGAGGGGGTGCTTCCCGCAGCCCGGCTTACCTCGCGCGTTGGAGGCGGCACCCTGCCATCCGTCGAACTGGTGGACATCCGGTCGTTGGGGCCGACCGACGGCATACTCGCGCCAGCGACCACAGCCGCGCTCGGTGCCACATTGGCAAAAGGGGAGCAGGCGGTCATTCTCCTGAACAGAAGAGGATACGCCCCGCTCATGTATTGCCTGGACTGCGGCACTGTTGCGCGTTGCCCGCACTGTGACATCGGACTCACGTATCACAAGGGCCGCGAACGTCTGGTCTGCCACTATTGCGGCCACTCCGTGGCCTATCCGGCAGTCTGTCCCAATTGCAAAGGCATGCACTACCTGCCCATGGGGGAAGGGACAGAGCGCCTCGAGGAGTCCATTGCGTCCTTTTTGCCACCCGGCGGGCGTGTGCTGCGCCTCGACAGGGACAGCACGCGACGTCAGGGGCGCATGGAGGAGATTCTCGCGGCCTTCGCCCGTGAAGAGGCACAAGTGCTTGTAGGGACCCAGATGCTGTCGAAGGGCCATCATTTTCCCAAGGTCACGCTGGCGGTTGTCGCAGATGGCGACCTTGGCCTGAACCTGCCGGACTACCGGGCATCAGAGCGTACATTCCAGTTGCTCGTGCAGTCATCCGGGCGGGCAGGTCGTGGAGAGTTGCCGGGCAAGGTACTCATCCAGACAAGAGACCCGGGGCATTACTGTTGGCAGTATGTGCTTCGTGGCGACTATGAAGCCTTCTTCGAACACGAGATTGCCATCCGGCAACGGCGACGCTATCCTCCGTTCGTCAGGCTTGCCCTTGTCCGGATGAGCTATCCTGTAGACTGCCGCGAAGGCCTTGCAGAAGTTACGTCATTGGCTGGTGAACTTCGTCGGATGGGGAGTCAGGAAGGTGTTCAGGTGCTGGGCCCCGCACCTGCCCCCCTCCCTCTCCTGCGGGGAAGAAAGCGGTTCAATTGCCTTCTCAAAGGGGCAGACTGGCTAGGTTTGCGCCGTGTCTACGGTGCGGCCTCTGGCAGTGTATCGCACCGCCATCTTTCGCTCTCACTGGATCTCGACCCTGTTAACATGCTATAA
- a CDS encoding response regulator: MDHASVLVLVVDDEEMVRENLEAYLEDEGFNVVTASSGEDALNLLAEVSPHVGIIDMRLPGMSGNDFILKAHTLRPALRYLIHTGSTNYKLPPELIAIGVTRDDIYTKPLQNMDDLVKGIGRHMGSLVGG, encoded by the coding sequence ATGGATCACGCATCTGTGCTCGTGCTCGTCGTGGATGACGAGGAAATGGTTCGCGAGAATCTCGAAGCCTATCTCGAAGATGAGGGGTTCAATGTCGTCACCGCCTCCAGCGGTGAGGACGCCCTGAATCTTCTGGCAGAGGTCTCACCCCATGTCGGAATCATAGACATGCGACTGCCGGGCATGAGCGGCAACGATTTCATCCTCAAGGCTCATACTTTGCGTCCGGCGCTCAGGTATCTTATCCATACCGGTTCGACGAACTATAAACTCCCACCCGAATTGATCGCAATCGGTGTCACTCGTGACGATATCTACACAAAGCCCCTTCAGAACATGGATGATCTCGTGAAGGGGATTGGGCGCCATATGGGATCGCTGGTTGGTGGTTGA
- the dsrP gene encoding sulfate reduction electron transfer complex DsrMKJOP subunit DsrP, which produces MVEKLLKGSPAYYIWLLFLGSIVGLGGFTYLFQLKYGLAITGMSRDVSWGLYISQFTYLVGVAASAVMLVLPAYFHHYKQFKKMIILGEFMAISAVLMCMLFIVVDMGQPQRMLNVILHPTPNSVMFYDMMVLMGYLFINLLVGWVTLEAERHDVEPPKWIKFFIYLSVIWAFSIHTVTAFLYAGLPGRHYWLTAIMAARFLSSAFCSGPAILLLLVFVLRRLTGFNPGREAVQTLTKIITYAMCINVFFYLLEVFTAFYSGMPGHQHPLVFLFAGHGGHSYWVNGWMWTAVVFAFLSLALLIPPQIRDNEKVLPWALVMLVIASWIDKGLGLLIGGFTPNPFEGITVYAPSVPEILIALGIYAFGLLVLSLLWKIAIEVKKEAGTF; this is translated from the coding sequence ATGGTTGAGAAGCTTCTCAAGGGCTCCCCGGCGTACTACATCTGGCTGCTTTTCCTCGGCAGCATCGTCGGTCTCGGGGGGTTCACCTACCTGTTCCAGCTGAAGTACGGCCTCGCCATCACCGGCATGAGCCGCGACGTGTCCTGGGGTCTCTACATCTCCCAGTTCACGTATCTCGTCGGTGTTGCGGCGTCGGCGGTCATGCTGGTGCTGCCCGCCTACTTCCACCACTACAAGCAGTTCAAGAAAATGATCATCCTCGGTGAGTTCATGGCCATATCGGCAGTGCTGATGTGCATGCTCTTCATCGTGGTCGACATGGGCCAGCCCCAGCGGATGCTCAACGTCATCCTGCACCCCACCCCCAACTCCGTCATGTTCTACGACATGATGGTCCTGATGGGCTACCTGTTCATCAACCTGCTGGTCGGGTGGGTGACCCTTGAGGCTGAGCGGCATGATGTTGAACCTCCCAAGTGGATCAAGTTCTTCATCTACCTGTCCGTCATCTGGGCGTTCAGCATCCACACCGTCACGGCGTTCCTCTACGCCGGTCTCCCCGGCCGCCACTACTGGCTCACAGCCATCATGGCCGCCCGTTTCCTCTCTTCGGCCTTCTGCTCCGGTCCTGCCATCCTGCTGCTGCTGGTATTCGTGCTGCGCCGCCTGACAGGCTTCAACCCCGGTCGCGAAGCTGTGCAGACGCTCACGAAGATCATCACGTATGCCATGTGCATCAACGTGTTCTTCTACCTGCTCGAAGTCTTCACCGCGTTCTACAGCGGCATGCCCGGACACCAGCATCCGCTCGTGTTCCTCTTCGCCGGTCACGGCGGGCATTCCTACTGGGTGAACGGCTGGATGTGGACGGCGGTCGTCTTTGCCTTCCTTTCGCTGGCATTGCTCATTCCGCCCCAGATTCGCGACAATGAGAAGGTTCTGCCTTGGGCTCTGGTCATGCTTGTCATCGCATCGTGGATCGACAAGGGCCTCGGCCTGCTCATCGGCGGTTTCACCCCGAACCCCTTCGAAGGCATCACTGTCTACGCACCCTCTGTCCCCGAAATCCTGATCGCCCTTGGCATCTACGCCTTCGGCCTTCTGGTGCTCTCGCTGCTGTGGAAGATAGCCATCGAAGTGAAGAAGGAAGCTGGCACGTTCTAG
- the dsrO gene encoding sulfate reduction electron transfer complex DsrMKJOP subunit DsrO, protein MNNSRRRFLKIASLSVFGLGAKGVLDVAAGTTPDAAALTGKYEDGATALKAKRWAMVIDMRKFTSPEDYSRVIEACHSIHNVPSIEGNQEIKWLWTDTYEATFPDDMNPHLSQEVLERRYLLLCNHCENPPCVRVCPTKATFKRADGIVVMDYHRCIGCRFCMAGCPYGARSFNFGDPQPHIKAINPKFPARTRGVVEKCTFCSERLAVGQLPACVEASNGAILFGDLDDPNSPVRKALNENYSIRRKPSVGTQPGVYYIV, encoded by the coding sequence ATGAACAACAGCAGAAGACGATTCCTGAAGATCGCCAGCCTCTCGGTTTTCGGCCTTGGGGCCAAGGGCGTCCTTGATGTCGCCGCTGGCACCACCCCGGACGCCGCTGCGCTGACCGGCAAATATGAAGACGGTGCGACCGCGCTCAAGGCGAAACGCTGGGCCATGGTCATCGACATGCGCAAGTTCACCTCCCCCGAGGACTACTCGCGCGTCATCGAGGCCTGTCACTCGATCCACAACGTTCCTTCCATCGAAGGCAATCAGGAGATCAAGTGGCTCTGGACGGACACCTACGAAGCGACCTTCCCTGACGACATGAACCCCCACCTGTCGCAGGAAGTTCTCGAACGCCGTTATCTGCTCCTGTGCAACCACTGCGAGAACCCGCCCTGCGTGCGTGTGTGTCCCACCAAGGCCACATTCAAGCGCGCCGACGGCATCGTCGTCATGGACTACCACCGTTGCATCGGTTGCCGCTTCTGCATGGCCGGTTGCCCCTACGGCGCCCGTAGCTTCAACTTCGGCGACCCGCAGCCGCACATCAAGGCCATCAATCCGAAGTTCCCGGCCCGCACACGCGGTGTCGTGGAAAAGTGCACCTTCTGTAGCGAACGGCTTGCCGTGGGCCAGCTGCCCGCGTGCGTGGAGGCCTCCAACGGCGCCATTCTCTTCGGCGACCTGGATGACCCGAACTCGCCCGTACGTAAGGCCCTGAACGAAAACTACAGCATTCGCCGCAAGCCCAGTGTAGGCACCCAGCCCGGCGTCTACTACATCGTCTAG
- the dsrJ gene encoding sulfate reduction electron transfer complex DsrMKJOP subunit DsrJ, protein MYNGKYIIPGIVIFVGLFTFPFWSNLLTPKYERPQIALPAGEKECIEPVGYMRAEHMHILNLWRDEALREGKRLYVASNGKQWEISLQNTCMKCHANKADFCDKCHNSNSVSPYCWDCHVAPRGNQ, encoded by the coding sequence ATGTATAACGGCAAGTACATCATCCCCGGCATCGTCATCTTTGTCGGGCTGTTCACCTTCCCGTTCTGGAGCAACCTGCTGACGCCCAAGTACGAGCGTCCGCAGATTGCCCTCCCCGCCGGGGAGAAGGAATGCATCGAGCCCGTGGGCTACATGCGCGCCGAACATATGCACATCCTCAACCTTTGGCGCGACGAGGCCCTTCGCGAAGGCAAGCGTCTTTACGTGGCGAGCAACGGCAAGCAGTGGGAGATCAGCCTCCAGAACACCTGCATGAAGTGCCACGCCAACAAGGCCGACTTCTGCGACAAGTGCCACAACTCCAACAGCGTGAGCCCCTACTGCTGGGACTGCCATGTCGCTCCGAGGGGGAACCAGTAA